A stretch of Kiloniellales bacterium DNA encodes these proteins:
- the nuoN gene encoding NADH-quinone oxidoreductase subunit NuoN, with amino-acid sequence MIALPEAFLACAGMALLMVGVFRKEESVRFIILLTEIILVIAVILVMQAPEGRVLAFDGLYLSDDFASFMKILALLGAGLTLAMSLGYIEREQMARFEFPVLLLFATLGMMMMISANDLISLYLGLELQSLSLYVVAAFRRDTVRSSEAGLKYFVLGALSSGMLLYGCSLVYGFSGTTSFDELARILTADTEPSLGLIVGLVFVITGLAFKVSAVPFHMWTPDVYEGAPTPVTAFFATAPKIAAVALFVRVMMGPFGGLFEEWQQVVIVISVGSMALGAFAAIMQSNIKRLMAYSSIGHMGYVLIGLATGTEKGIGAIGVYMAIYLVMNLGVFACILCMRRDGLMVEQIDDLKGLAKTSPLMALALGMLMFSMAGIPPLAGFFGKLLIFQSAVEAGLYTLAVIGVLTSVVAAFYYLRIVKIMYFDEPADAFDTPLGGGLKLVILGSSLAMLVIPVALNPFVTSAGVAAAALMAG; translated from the coding sequence ATGATCGCACTCCCGGAAGCCTTTTTGGCATGTGCCGGCATGGCGCTCCTCATGGTCGGCGTGTTCCGGAAAGAGGAGTCGGTCCGCTTCATCATCCTGCTCACCGAAATCATCCTGGTGATCGCGGTAATCCTGGTAATGCAGGCGCCGGAAGGGCGTGTCTTGGCGTTTGACGGGCTCTACCTGTCGGACGATTTCGCGTCCTTCATGAAGATCCTCGCCCTCTTGGGAGCCGGCCTTACCCTGGCCATGTCGCTCGGCTATATCGAGCGCGAGCAGATGGCCCGTTTCGAGTTCCCGGTGCTGCTGCTGTTCGCGACGCTGGGCATGATGATGATGATCTCGGCCAATGATCTCATCTCGCTCTACCTGGGTCTCGAGCTGCAGAGCCTCTCGCTCTATGTCGTCGCCGCGTTCCGGCGCGACACGGTGCGCTCCAGCGAGGCGGGGCTGAAGTACTTCGTTCTCGGCGCCCTCTCGTCGGGCATGCTGCTCTACGGCTGCTCCCTTGTCTACGGCTTCAGCGGGACGACCAGCTTCGACGAGCTGGCCCGGATCCTGACCGCAGACACGGAGCCGTCGCTCGGCCTGATCGTCGGCTTGGTTTTCGTCATAACCGGTCTCGCGTTCAAGGTCTCGGCCGTTCCCTTTCACATGTGGACGCCGGACGTCTACGAAGGGGCGCCGACACCGGTCACCGCGTTCTTCGCGACCGCCCCCAAGATCGCCGCCGTGGCGCTCTTCGTGCGGGTCATGATGGGGCCGTTCGGCGGCCTGTTCGAAGAGTGGCAGCAGGTCGTGATCGTGATTTCCGTCGGCTCCATGGCGCTCGGCGCCTTCGCGGCGATCATGCAGAGCAACATCAAGCGGCTCATGGCTTACAGCTCGATCGGCCACATGGGCTATGTGCTGATCGGTCTGGCGACGGGGACCGAGAAGGGAATCGGCGCCATCGGCGTCTACATGGCGATCTACCTCGTGATGAACCTAGGCGTCTTCGCCTGCATCCTCTGCATGCGCCGGGACGGCCTCATGGTCGAGCAGATCGACGATCTCAAGGGCCTGGCGAAGACCAGCCCCTTGATGGCGCTGGCGCTGGGCATGCTCATGTTCTCGATGGCGGGTATCCCGCCGCTCGCCGGTTTCTTCGGCAAGCTCCTAATCTTTCAGTCCGCGGTCGAGGCCGGTCTCTACACTCTCGCCGTGATCGGCGTTCTGACCTCGGTGGTGGCGGCCTTCTACTACCTGCGGATCGTCAAGATCATGTACTTCGACGAACCCGCCGATGCTTTCGACACGCCGCTCGGCGGCGGACTGAAGCTGGTGATCCTCGGCAGCAGCCTGGCCATGCTGGTCATTCCGGTGGCCTTGAATCCCTTCGTGACCAGCGCCGGCGTCGCCGCCGCCGCGCTCATGGCGGGATGA
- the nuoL gene encoding NADH-quinone oxidoreductase subunit L, translating to MEVVAVFLPLVGAFVAGFFGRAIGDRGAQLVTCIAMGLSALLSVYLFYDVAIAKNARVTELFTWIDSGTLELSWALKLDTLTVVMLAVVTVVSTMIHIYSIGYMAHDKSIPRFMAYLSLFTFFMLMLVSADNFLQMFFGWEGVGLVSYLLIGFWYDRPSACRAAIKAFLVNRVGDMGFALGIIGAFFLFGSVSFDQVFSAVPDYQDAQFVFLGIDGHALTIVCILLFIGAMGKSAQIGLHTWLPDAMEGPTPVSALIHAATMVTAGVFMVCRLSPIFEYAPVALELVTYVGAITCFFAATIGLCQNDIKRVIAYSTCSQLGYMFLAAGVSAYGAAIFHLATHAFFKALLFLGAGSVIHAVSDEQDMRKMGGLKSRIPMTHWLMVIGSLSLAGIGIPHVVGFAGFHSKDAIIEAAFAAHSAHGTFAFWAAVAAAFLTAFYSWRLLYLTFHGQPRMDRETWDHVHESPKVMILPLFLLAFGAIFGGILGHYAFIGDGRMDFWGDSLLVLPTNDSLEAAHHGLPIWVIWLPLVVAVSGIAMAFWFYKLSPGMPARVAQSFRPLYLFFLNKWYFDELFNALFVRPAQVLGRAFWKTGDGALIDGLGPDGIAAATIDLARRAGRLQTGFVYHYAFVMLIGVVGLVTWYVLATAG from the coding sequence GTGGAAGTCGTCGCCGTCTTTCTGCCGCTGGTCGGCGCTTTTGTCGCGGGCTTCTTCGGCCGCGCCATCGGCGACCGCGGCGCCCAGCTGGTCACCTGCATTGCCATGGGGCTCTCGGCGCTGCTCAGCGTCTATCTGTTCTACGACGTCGCGATCGCCAAGAACGCGCGGGTCACTGAGCTCTTCACCTGGATCGACTCCGGCACCCTCGAGCTTTCCTGGGCCCTGAAGCTCGACACGTTGACCGTGGTCATGCTCGCCGTGGTCACCGTGGTCTCCACCATGATCCACATCTATTCGATCGGCTACATGGCGCATGACAAGTCGATCCCGCGCTTCATGGCCTACCTCAGCCTCTTCACCTTCTTCATGCTGATGCTGGTCAGCGCGGACAACTTCCTGCAGATGTTCTTCGGCTGGGAAGGCGTCGGGCTGGTGTCCTACCTGCTGATCGGCTTCTGGTACGATCGGCCGAGCGCCTGCCGGGCCGCGATCAAGGCCTTCCTGGTCAACCGGGTCGGCGACATGGGCTTCGCGCTGGGCATCATCGGCGCCTTCTTCCTCTTCGGCTCGGTCAGCTTCGACCAGGTCTTCTCCGCCGTCCCGGACTACCAGGACGCTCAGTTCGTCTTCCTCGGCATCGACGGCCACGCGCTGACCATCGTCTGCATCCTGTTGTTCATCGGTGCCATGGGCAAATCGGCTCAGATCGGCCTGCACACCTGGCTGCCGGACGCCATGGAGGGGCCGACGCCGGTCTCGGCGCTGATCCATGCCGCGACCATGGTGACGGCGGGCGTCTTCATGGTCTGTCGGCTTTCGCCCATCTTCGAGTACGCGCCGGTCGCCCTCGAACTGGTCACCTACGTCGGCGCGATCACCTGTTTCTTCGCCGCGACCATCGGCCTCTGCCAGAACGACATCAAGCGGGTCATCGCCTATTCGACCTGCAGCCAGCTCGGCTACATGTTCCTCGCCGCCGGCGTCTCGGCCTACGGCGCGGCGATCTTCCACCTGGCGACCCACGCCTTCTTCAAGGCGCTCCTCTTCCTCGGCGCCGGCTCGGTGATCCACGCGGTCTCCGACGAGCAGGACATGCGCAAGATGGGCGGCCTCAAGTCGCGCATTCCCATGACCCACTGGCTCATGGTGATCGGCAGCCTGTCGCTGGCCGGCATCGGCATTCCGCATGTCGTCGGCTTCGCCGGCTTCCACTCCAAGGACGCCATCATCGAGGCTGCGTTCGCAGCACACAGCGCCCACGGCACCTTCGCCTTCTGGGCGGCGGTCGCGGCGGCCTTCCTGACGGCCTTCTATTCCTGGCGGCTTCTCTATCTCACCTTCCACGGGCAGCCGCGGATGGACAGGGAGACCTGGGACCACGTGCACGAATCGCCCAAAGTCATGATCCTGCCGCTCTTCCTGCTGGCCTTCGGCGCGATCTTCGGGGGCATTCTGGGCCATTACGCCTTTATCGGTGACGGCCGGATGGATTTCTGGGGCGATTCGCTCTTGGTGCTGCCGACCAACGACTCGCTGGAAGCCGCCCACCACGGCTTGCCGATTTGGGTCATCTGGCTGCCGCTGGTGGTCGCGGTCTCCGGGATCGCCATGGCCTTCTGGTTCTACAAGCTGAGCCCCGGCATGCCGGCGCGCGTCGCGCAGAGCTTCCGGCCGCTCTACCTCTTCTTCCTTAACAAGTGGTACTTCGACGAGCTTTTCAACGCGCTCTTCGTCCGGCCGGCGCAGGTCCTCGGCCGCGCCTTCTGGAAGACGGGAGATGGCGCCCTGATCGACGGCCTCGGCCCCGACGGTATCGCGGCGGCGACCATAGACTTGGCGCGCCGGGCCGGCCGGCTGCAGACCGGCTTCGTCTACCACTACGCGTTCGTCATGCTGATCGGGGTGGTCGGCCTCGTGACCTGGTACGTCCTGGCGACGGCGGGCTGA
- a CDS encoding biotin--[acetyl-CoA-carboxylase] ligase has translation MKLPPAYRLVVLDRAESSSDEAMRLAKSGAEDGTLVWVKEQTKGRGRRGRSWTDLPGNLTFSLVLRPETTPAEAAQLSLVAALGVGDGLGSVVPPMVEIRYKWPNDVLFNDRKGCGILLEAQLSGDRDLDWLVLGIGINVKSYPRDLDPPATSLHFEGAPPDLGPEAVLEAFSRHFLSWTNRWLEDGFAPIRTAWLRHAKGVGEPIEVRLPGETLEGVFKDLDPNGALRLELPGGETRSVTAGDVFFGGRSA, from the coding sequence GTGAAGCTTCCCCCGGCCTACCGGCTGGTCGTGCTCGACCGCGCGGAAAGCAGCAGCGACGAGGCTATGCGTTTGGCTAAGTCGGGCGCCGAAGACGGCACGCTGGTTTGGGTCAAGGAGCAGACCAAGGGGCGCGGCCGGCGCGGCCGGAGTTGGACCGACCTGCCCGGGAACCTGACCTTCTCCCTTGTCCTGCGTCCGGAGACCACGCCGGCCGAGGCGGCTCAATTGAGCTTGGTCGCCGCGCTCGGCGTCGGCGACGGCCTCGGCAGCGTCGTGCCGCCAATGGTGGAGATCCGCTACAAGTGGCCCAACGACGTGCTGTTCAACGACCGCAAGGGCTGCGGGATTCTTCTCGAGGCCCAGCTTTCCGGCGATCGGGATCTGGATTGGCTGGTGCTCGGCATAGGCATCAACGTGAAGAGCTATCCGCGGGATCTCGATCCCCCGGCAACGAGCCTGCACTTCGAGGGGGCGCCGCCCGACTTGGGACCGGAAGCCGTGCTCGAGGCGTTCTCGCGCCACTTCCTGAGCTGGACCAACCGCTGGCTGGAGGACGGCTTCGCGCCGATCCGGACCGCCTGGCTCCGTCACGCCAAGGGCGTCGGCGAGCCGATCGAGGTCAGACTGCCGGGCGAGACGCTCGAAGGGGTTTTCAAGGACCTGGATCCGAACGGCGCTCTGCGGCTCGAGCTTCCCGGCGGAGAGACGCGCAGCGTCACCGCCGGCGACGTCTTCTTCGGCGGCCGAAGCGCCTAG
- the nuoK gene encoding NADH-quinone oxidoreductase subunit NuoK yields the protein MLEIGLAHYLSIAAILFTLGIFGIFLNRKNVIIILMSIELILLAVNINFVAFSTHLQDLVGQVFAMFILTVAAAEAAIGLAILVVYFRNRGSIAVEDINMMKG from the coding sequence ATGCTGGAAATCGGACTGGCCCACTACCTCTCGATCGCCGCGATCCTCTTCACCCTGGGGATCTTCGGCATCTTTCTGAACCGCAAGAACGTGATCATCATCCTGATGTCGATCGAGCTCATCCTGCTCGCGGTCAACATCAACTTCGTCGCCTTCTCGACCCACCTGCAGGACCTGGTGGGCCAGGTCTTCGCGATGTTCATCCTGACCGTGGCCGCCGCGGAAGCCGCCATCGGGCTTGCGATCCTCGTCGTCTACTTCCGCAACCGCGGCTCCATCGCGGTCGAGGACATCAACATGATGAAGGGCTGA
- a CDS encoding NADH-quinone oxidoreductase subunit M codes for MFEHLPWLSAITFTPLLGALLIFVLVRGDSEEEVADQAKRAALFASVFTFVISLWIWFDFERGTAEFQFVEQVVWIPGLNISYQMGVDGISMPFVLLCTLLTPICILASWEAIKVRVKEYMIAFLVLETLMIGMFCALDLVVFYVFFEGVLIPMFLIIGVWGGPRRVYSAFKFFLFTLTGSVLMLIAILAIYLTMGTSDIPELLASDIPTDMQKWLWLAFFAAFAVKVPMWPVHTWLPDAHVEAPTAGSVILAGVLLKMGGYGFLRFSLPMLPEASALFTPMIIFPLSVIAVIYTSLVALAQEDMKKLIAYSSVAHMGLVTVGIFAANQQGIEGAMIQMLSHGVVSAALFLVVGVVYDRIHSRDIARYGGLVERMPAYALFFMVFMLASVGLPGTSGFVGEFLVFVGAFQANTWVALLCTTGMVLGAAYMLYLYRRVIFGTLTKDDLKAILDLSWREKLVFAPLIAIVLWMGIYPLPFFEIMSASVANIVENYETALAQAEAARLATAAVR; via the coding sequence ATGTTCGAACATCTCCCCTGGCTCTCGGCGATTACCTTCACGCCCTTGCTCGGCGCCTTGCTGATTTTCGTGCTGGTGCGGGGCGACAGCGAAGAAGAGGTTGCCGACCAGGCCAAGAGGGCGGCCCTCTTCGCGTCCGTCTTCACCTTCGTGATCTCGCTCTGGATCTGGTTCGATTTCGAACGGGGGACCGCCGAATTCCAGTTCGTCGAGCAGGTGGTCTGGATCCCGGGCCTGAACATCAGCTACCAGATGGGCGTGGACGGGATCTCCATGCCCTTCGTTCTCCTCTGCACGTTGCTGACGCCGATCTGCATCCTGGCGAGCTGGGAGGCGATCAAGGTCCGGGTCAAGGAATACATGATCGCGTTCCTGGTGCTCGAGACCTTGATGATCGGCATGTTCTGCGCCCTCGATCTGGTGGTCTTCTACGTCTTCTTCGAGGGCGTTCTGATCCCGATGTTCCTGATCATCGGCGTCTGGGGCGGGCCGCGCCGGGTCTACTCGGCCTTCAAGTTCTTTCTCTTCACCCTGACGGGTTCCGTGCTGATGCTGATCGCCATCCTGGCGATCTACCTGACCATGGGGACCAGCGATATCCCGGAGCTCCTGGCGAGCGACATCCCGACCGACATGCAGAAGTGGCTGTGGCTCGCTTTCTTCGCCGCCTTCGCGGTCAAGGTACCGATGTGGCCGGTCCACACCTGGTTGCCCGACGCCCACGTCGAGGCCCCCACGGCGGGATCGGTGATCCTGGCGGGCGTTCTCCTGAAGATGGGCGGCTACGGCTTCCTGCGCTTCTCGCTGCCCATGCTGCCCGAGGCCTCGGCTCTCTTCACGCCGATGATCATCTTCCCGCTGTCGGTCATCGCGGTGATCTACACCTCCCTGGTGGCCCTGGCCCAGGAGGACATGAAAAAACTGATCGCCTATTCCTCGGTCGCCCACATGGGGCTGGTCACGGTCGGAATCTTCGCCGCGAACCAGCAGGGGATCGAGGGCGCGATGATCCAGATGCTGTCGCACGGCGTCGTTTCGGCCGCCCTGTTCCTGGTCGTCGGGGTGGTCTACGACCGGATCCACTCGCGGGATATCGCCCGCTACGGCGGCCTCGTCGAACGCATGCCGGCCTATGCGCTCTTCTTCATGGTGTTCATGCTGGCCTCCGTCGGCCTGCCGGGCACGAGCGGTTTCGTCGGGGAGTTCCTGGTCTTCGTCGGCGCATTCCAGGCCAACACCTGGGTGGCGCTTCTCTGCACCACCGGGATGGTGCTGGGTGCGGCCTACATGCTCTATCTCTATCGCCGGGTCATCTTCGGCACGCTGACGAAAGACGACCTGAAGGCGATCCTGGATCTCTCGTGGCGGGAGAAGCTCGTGTTCGCGCCGCTGATCGCCATCGTTCTCTGGATGGGCATCTACCCGCTGCCCTTCTTCGAGATCATGTCCGCGTCGGTCGCGAACATCGTCGAGAACTATGAGACAGCGCTGGCGCAGGCCGAGGCGGCGCGACTGGCGACGGCCGCCGTGCGGTAA